A genomic stretch from Thiovulum sp. ES includes:
- a CDS encoding proton-translocating NADH-quinone oxidoreductase, chain N (PFAM: NADH-Ubiquinone/plastoquinone (complex I), various chains~TIGRFAM: proton-translocating NADH-quinone oxidoreductase, chain N): protein MLEAVNISFESLNMVTLLPMLIAISGALVILVIDLLKPEMDKSIYIVLTILFLLGDLGGVSNQVMNERGFFDVMLIDGLAIVAQAVIIVGAVLFIPLAFSSQRFHEYRYPEFFALFLFMIAGFQFMVTSDNLILIFVGLETSSLALYTLIVLHNKDKSFEAAIKYFTMGALAAGLYAFSAMMFYGLTGSVELYKIFEVLGQRDFEPMILVLIASLLMLSAFGFKLALVPFHTWGPDVYEGSSAALAGFISVVPKVAGFVVMMRIFEGLIASNVVWVEYMIYAIAVLTMTLANIWALVQKDVKRMLAYSSISHAGFVMVAVMIGTTEANTSIFLYWILFSFTNLGAFSMLWASRKVGKTYDDRYDHPFEKFAGMVKMSPTSAVMMGLFMITLAGIPPFSIFWGKLYLISSVVNSGYFVLAIIMVLNSAIAGYYYIRLIVFMFMKEPVFNDDGSVYMVNASTSLKVLLGIAAFFTAASIFIVDPIIETVRVFMLMSGF, encoded by the coding sequence ATGTTAGAAGCTGTAAATATCTCCTTTGAGTCTTTAAACATGGTAACTCTGTTACCAATGCTTATTGCTATTTCTGGAGCTTTGGTAATTCTTGTAATTGATCTTTTAAAACCTGAAATGGACAAAAGTATCTATATTGTTTTAACAATTCTTTTCTTACTCGGAGATTTGGGCGGTGTCTCAAATCAGGTGATGAATGAGAGAGGTTTTTTTGATGTAATGCTTATCGATGGTCTAGCAATTGTTGCACAAGCGGTAATTATTGTTGGTGCTGTTCTGTTCATTCCATTGGCTTTTTCATCTCAAAGATTCCACGAATATCGGTATCCTGAATTTTTCGCACTATTCCTATTTATGATTGCTGGTTTCCAATTTATGGTAACTTCTGACAACTTAATTCTTATTTTTGTTGGACTTGAAACCTCATCGTTAGCACTTTACACTCTTATTGTTTTACACAACAAAGATAAAAGTTTTGAGGCAGCTATCAAATATTTCACAATGGGAGCTTTGGCTGCGGGACTTTATGCATTTTCAGCGATGATGTTCTACGGATTAACTGGAAGTGTTGAACTTTACAAAATTTTTGAAGTTTTAGGTCAGAGAGATTTTGAACCAATGATTTTAGTTCTTATCGCATCTCTACTAATGCTTTCAGCTTTTGGTTTCAAATTAGCACTTGTTCCTTTCCATACTTGGGGGCCAGATGTTTATGAAGGTTCTTCAGCAGCACTTGCAGGTTTCATTTCAGTTGTTCCAAAAGTTGCTGGTTTTGTAGTTATGATGAGAATTTTTGAGGGTTTAATCGCATCTAATGTTGTTTGGGTCGAATATATGATTTATGCAATTGCAGTTCTAACAATGACACTTGCAAATATTTGGGCATTAGTTCAAAAAGATGTGAAAAGAATGTTAGCTTACTCTTCAATTTCACATGCTGGTTTTGTTATGGTAGCTGTGATGATTGGAACGACAGAAGCAAACACTTCAATTTTCTTGTATTGGATTTTGTTCTCATTTACAAACCTCGGTGCATTCTCAATGCTTTGGGCTTCAAGAAAAGTTGGAAAAACTTATGATGATAGATACGACCACCCATTTGAGAAATTTGCGGGAATGGTAAAAATGTCGCCAACAAGTGCAGTAATGATGGGACTTTTCATGATTACTCTTGCTGGTATTCCGCCATTCTCAATTTTCTGGGGAAAACTCTATCTTATCAGTTCTGTTGTAAATTCTGGATATTTTGTTCTTGCAATTATCATGGTTCTCAACAGTGCAATCGCAGGATATTACTACATTCGACTTATCGTATTTATGTTTATGAAAGAGCCAGTTTTCAACGATGACGGTTCTGTTTATATGGTAAATGCTTCTACTTCACTAAAAGTTCTTCTTGGAATCGCAGCATTCTTTACAGCAGCTTCAATTTTCATTGTTGATCCAATTATTGAAACTGTTCGAGTATTTATGCTAATGAGTGGATTCTAA
- a CDS encoding plasmid maintenance system antidote protein (PFAM: Helix-turn-helix), whose amino-acid sequence MEQKKEVNKEENLVKKTCRELGITQKELAEKIGVNKNTVSEWANNKTPISKLVETTLNLLKTEKDCVNFKNSIGELMVSKSR is encoded by the coding sequence TTGGAACAAAAAAAAGAGGTAAATAAAGAGGAAAATTTAGTAAAAAAGACTTGCCGAGAACTTGGAATCACTCAAAAAGAATTAGCCGAAAAAATTGGAGTTAATAAAAACACGGTTTCAGAATGGGCAAACAATAAAACACCAATTTCAAAATTAGTTGAAACTACTTTAAATCTTCTCAAAACAGAAAAAGATTGTGTAAATTTTAAAAATTCTATTGGTGAATTGATGGTGAGTAAAAGCCGTTAA
- a CDS encoding KilA-N domain-containing protein (PFAM: KilA-N domain~IMG reference gene:2508611090_SP) — translation MTQIITKEFKGIDVLFLFDKDLYLHITPISKTFNKQPRDWLKTSETQKYIEQMASQSPSITSPLR, via the coding sequence TTGACACAAATTATAACTAAAGAGTTTAAAGGAATTGATGTTCTTTTTTTATTCGACAAAGATTTATATTTGCATATCACACCAATTTCAAAAACTTTTAATAAACAACCTCGAGATTGGTTAAAAACTTCTGAAACACAAAAATATATTGAACAAATGGCTTCGCAATCCCCTTCCATAACCTCTCCGCTAAGGTAG